From the genome of Haemophilus parainfluenzae, one region includes:
- the tdeA gene encoding toxin/drug exporter TdeA yields the protein MLKMKKLTFAIAMATALAGCANIGDSYKASQQDYQNYAEITKQFNVKENWWALYNDSQLNRVVEQALVNNKDLAKASVAVNRALYNANLAGANLIPAFSGSTQSSASKNVKTGGSSAVSHQGALNVSYTLDLWQRLADTADAAEWSHKATAEDLEATKLSLINSVVTTYYQIAYLNDAISTTEETIKYYNDISSIMQRRLSQGVADSASVDQSQQAVLTARNNLINYQTQRKTAEQTLRNLLNLKPEEALNINFPHILNVKNVGVNLNVPVSVIANRPDVKGYQYRLSSAFKNAKATEKGWFPEVTLGGSLTSSGTKVGNALDNPVGTGLIGISLPFLNWNTVKWNVKISEADYETARLNYEQSITKALNDVDTNYFAYTQAQSAFANLQKTHSYNQRITKYYRDRYNAGVSELREWLAAANTEKSSQLSILNAKYNIIQAENAVYSSMAGYYSR from the coding sequence ATGTTAAAAATGAAAAAATTAACCTTTGCAATCGCGATGGCAACTGCTCTAGCAGGTTGTGCTAACATCGGCGATTCTTATAAAGCGAGCCAGCAGGATTACCAAAATTATGCGGAAATCACCAAACAATTTAATGTAAAAGAAAACTGGTGGGCGCTTTACAATGATTCACAATTAAATCGTGTGGTAGAACAAGCATTAGTTAACAACAAAGATTTAGCCAAAGCGTCTGTTGCCGTAAACCGCGCTCTATATAATGCAAACCTTGCAGGCGCGAATTTAATTCCTGCATTTAGCGGTTCAACCCAATCTTCCGCAAGTAAAAATGTGAAAACCGGTGGCAGCTCAGCAGTAAGCCATCAAGGTGCATTAAATGTGAGTTATACGTTAGATTTATGGCAACGCTTAGCGGATACTGCAGATGCCGCAGAATGGTCACACAAAGCAACGGCTGAAGATTTAGAAGCAACCAAACTTTCACTCATCAACTCTGTTGTGACAACGTATTATCAAATTGCTTATTTAAATGACGCTATCAGCACAACTGAGGAAACCATTAAATACTACAACGACATTAGCAGCATTATGCAACGTCGTTTATCGCAAGGTGTCGCTGACAGTGCTAGTGTGGATCAATCACAACAAGCTGTATTAACCGCTCGTAACAACTTGATCAACTATCAAACACAACGCAAAACAGCGGAACAAACTTTACGTAACTTACTAAACTTAAAACCGGAAGAAGCATTAAATATCAACTTCCCACACATTCTTAATGTGAAAAATGTGGGTGTGAATTTAAATGTGCCTGTTTCTGTGATTGCGAATCGTCCTGATGTGAAAGGCTATCAATATCGCTTAAGCAGTGCATTCAAAAATGCAAAAGCAACTGAAAAAGGCTGGTTCCCAGAAGTCACTTTAGGTGGAAGCTTAACATCAAGTGGTACTAAAGTCGGTAACGCATTGGACAATCCTGTGGGTACAGGCTTAATCGGCATTAGCCTACCATTCCTCAACTGGAATACGGTGAAATGGAACGTGAAAATCTCTGAAGCCGATTATGAAACCGCACGTTTAAACTACGAGCAAAGTATTACTAAAGCTTTGAATGATGTAGATACCAACTACTTCGCCTATACACAAGCGCAAAGTGCCTTTGCTAACTTACAAAAAACACACAGCTATAACCAACGTATCACCAAATACTATCGTGATCGTTACAATGCTGGTGTATCTGAATTACGTGAATGGCTTGCTGCGGCAAACACAGAGAAAAGCTCTCAACTTTCTATCTTGAATGCGAAATACAACATCATTCAAGCAGAAAATGCCGTATATAGTTCAATGGCAGGTTATTACTCTCGTTAA